GGCCCCGCTGATCGGCGAGGCGGTCCGCGCGCACCGGGCGGACGTGCTCCTCGTCTCCCTCGGCCTGATCGACCTGGGCTTCTACACGAACGCGCCCCAGACGGCCGAGAACATGCGCGCCTTCGTGGCGGAGGCCCGCGCCGCGAAGCCCTCGGTCCGCATGGTGTTCCTGCCGGTGATCCCGAACGTCCGCGCCCGCACGGACGCCCCCTTCGCCACCGAGGTCGCCCTCTTCAACGAACTCCAGGCGAAGGCGGTCGCCGACCTCGACGACCGCCGCTCCCCGCTCCTCCTGGCCTCGCTCCCGGAGTCGTACGACGTCGACCACGACACGTACGACGGCACCCACCCGAACGCGGCCGGCGAGCACAGGATCGCGGGGGCGTTCGCGGGGGCGATGCATCAGGCGTGGGGGGTGGGCGGGGAGTACGGCGAGGACGACCCGGCCGCGGACAGCCCTCACCACTGGGCGCCCCACTCCTCGTCGAGGCGATCGGCCCGGCGCTGACCTCCGGCGGCTTCTCCTACGACCGATTCCCCTTGCGTAGAGCGCACTCGAAGTCGTTGGCTAGACACTCATGAAGTACACGCAGCTCGGACGCACAGGCCTCAAGGTCAGCCGACTGGTCCTCGGCACGATGAACTTCGGACCGCAGACGAACGAACCGGACAGCCACGCGATCATGGACGCGGCGCTGGACGCGGGCATCAACTACTTCGACACCGCCAACGTGTACGGGTGGGGTGAGGACAAGGGCCGGACCGAGGAGATCATCGGCAACTGGTTCGCCAAGAGCCCCGTCCACCGCGACAAGACGGTCCTCGCCACGAAGGTCTACGGCAACATGGCCGCGGACGGCGACGCCTGGCCCAACCACGACAAGCTCTCCGCGGTCAACATCCGGCGGGCCGTGGACGCCAGCCTCAAGCGGCTGCGGACCGACTACATCGACATCTACCAGTTCCACCACGTCGACCGGGCC
The nucleotide sequence above comes from Streptomyces sp. N50. Encoded proteins:
- a CDS encoding SGNH/GDSL hydrolase family protein, with the protein product MLRFMPVGDSMTIGSAGEHTWRYRMWQHLRATYGGPFAVVGPRETLYDKATDSPTSYEYADPDFPHFHLAGWGEGWLHMAPLIGEAVRAHRADVLLVSLGLIDLGFYTNAPQTAENMRAFVAEARAAKPSVRMVFLPVIPNVRARTDAPFATEVALFNELQAKAVADLDDRRSPLLLASLPESYDVDHDTYDGTHPNAAGEHRIAGAFAGAMHQAWGVGGEYGEDDPAADSPHHWAPHSSSRRSARR